The Fimbriimonas ginsengisoli Gsoil 348 genome window below encodes:
- a CDS encoding DUF1501 domain-containing protein: MSDFLLREITRRTFFKQVGYGIGGVALSSLLAEGLMAAPPQGKIDPFAPRKPHFPAKAKNVIFLFMAGAPSQLDLFDPKPMLNKYDQQPCPEELIKGERFAFIQGRPRLLGSPHKFEQVGKSGHSVSALLPHFKEIADEVAIVHSMTTEQFNHAPAQIFMNTGFQLPGRPAFGSWATYGLGTLNRDLPGFVVLISGENNPDGGKACWGSGFLPSVYQGVEFRSQGEPVLFVNDPDGVPREVRRDTLDAIRDLNGMKLKETLDPEIETRISQYELAYRMQTSVPELMDISKEPAAIHEMYGTEPGKKSFGNNCLLARRLVERGVRFVQLYHRGWDTHGNGESNDIKHALPNMCGQTDKAAAALIKDLKQRGLLDETIVIWGGEFGRTPMNEGRGGSPYPGRDHHPRAFTMWMAGGGIKPGLSLGQTDELGYNVVEDAVSIHDLHATLMHLMGVDHTRLTFQYQGRNFRLTDVSGEVVKKLIV, encoded by the coding sequence ATGTCCGACTTCCTTCTCCGCGAAATCACTCGTCGCACCTTTTTTAAGCAGGTGGGATATGGCATCGGCGGCGTGGCGCTTTCGTCGTTGCTGGCGGAGGGGTTGATGGCGGCTCCGCCGCAGGGGAAGATCGATCCGTTCGCCCCTCGCAAGCCGCACTTCCCGGCAAAGGCGAAGAACGTGATTTTCCTTTTCATGGCAGGCGCTCCCTCGCAGCTCGACCTGTTCGACCCTAAGCCGATGCTGAACAAATACGATCAGCAGCCATGCCCGGAAGAGCTGATCAAGGGAGAGCGATTCGCATTCATCCAAGGGCGGCCCCGGTTGCTGGGATCGCCACACAAGTTTGAGCAGGTGGGCAAGTCGGGGCATTCGGTATCCGCTCTGCTCCCACATTTCAAAGAGATCGCAGACGAGGTGGCGATCGTCCATTCGATGACGACGGAGCAGTTTAACCACGCTCCGGCCCAGATCTTCATGAATACCGGGTTCCAACTCCCGGGCCGCCCCGCCTTTGGCTCATGGGCGACTTACGGCCTGGGGACGCTGAACCGCGACCTTCCCGGTTTCGTAGTGCTCATCTCGGGCGAGAACAATCCGGACGGTGGCAAGGCGTGCTGGGGAAGCGGATTCCTGCCTTCCGTTTATCAGGGCGTCGAATTCCGTTCTCAGGGCGAGCCGGTCCTGTTCGTGAACGACCCGGACGGCGTGCCGCGCGAAGTTCGCCGCGATACGCTGGACGCCATCCGCGACTTGAACGGCATGAAGCTGAAGGAAACGCTCGATCCGGAGATCGAAACGCGAATCTCGCAGTACGAGCTGGCCTACCGCATGCAGACGAGCGTGCCGGAGCTGATGGACATCAGCAAGGAGCCGGCCGCCATCCACGAGATGTACGGCACCGAGCCGGGGAAGAAAAGCTTCGGTAATAACTGTCTCCTCGCGCGGCGGCTGGTGGAACGTGGTGTCCGTTTCGTCCAGCTCTATCACCGGGGATGGGACACTCACGGAAACGGCGAGAGCAACGACATCAAGCACGCATTGCCGAACATGTGCGGGCAAACCGACAAGGCGGCGGCCGCGCTGATCAAAGACCTCAAGCAGCGCGGTTTGCTGGATGAAACGATCGTCATTTGGGGCGGCGAATTCGGCCGAACTCCCATGAACGAGGGCCGCGGCGGCTCCCCGTATCCCGGCCGCGACCATCATCCTCGCGCTTTCACGATGTGGATGGCCGGCGGCGGGATCAAGCCCGGCCTCTCGCTGGGGCAGACCGACGAACTCGGCTACAACGTCGTCGAGGACGCCGTCAGCATCCACGACCTCCACGCCACCCTGATGCACTTGATGGGCGTCGACCACACCCGGCTCACCTTTCAATACCAGGGCAGAAACTTCCGGCTGACAGACGTTTCAGGGGAAGTCGTAAAGAAACTGATCGTGTGA
- a CDS encoding aromatic ring-hydroxylating oxygenase subunit alpha has translation MDLTVQPRIEEASTLPASFYKDPEMFSQVRERVFARSWQFIGDTDDVKVPGAVRPFTLLEGFLDEPMVVTRDMDDRLHLLSNVCTHRGMQVAEGCGNERYLRCRYHGRRFGLDGRFQHMPEFEGVCGFPSPADDLSRPAFASWEKLLFAGVAPANSFEETYGPIIDRLGWLPLNEFVYRPERARDYTVRANWALYVDNYLEGFHIPFIHASLNETLDYGNYHSELFHRCNLQLAHGKGAENTFDLPSSSPDYGKPISAYYYWIFPNTMLNFYPWGLSVNVLRPLGPDLTKVSFLPYVWKEDKLDRGAGSDLDRVEREDEAVVELVQRGVRSRFYDRGRFSPTRELGVWHFHRLLSEFLSP, from the coding sequence ATGGATTTGACCGTTCAGCCCCGGATCGAAGAGGCTTCGACGCTGCCGGCATCGTTTTACAAAGACCCTGAGATGTTCTCTCAGGTGCGCGAACGGGTATTCGCGCGGTCGTGGCAGTTCATTGGCGACACGGACGATGTCAAGGTGCCCGGCGCGGTCCGTCCATTCACTCTCCTGGAGGGGTTTTTGGATGAGCCGATGGTGGTCACACGGGACATGGACGACCGGCTTCATTTGCTAAGCAACGTCTGCACCCATCGAGGGATGCAGGTTGCGGAGGGATGCGGAAACGAACGGTACCTACGCTGCCGATACCACGGCCGCCGGTTTGGCCTCGACGGCCGATTTCAACATATGCCGGAGTTCGAAGGGGTCTGCGGCTTTCCTTCGCCCGCCGACGATTTGTCCAGGCCGGCGTTCGCTTCTTGGGAAAAGCTGCTATTTGCGGGAGTCGCGCCGGCGAATTCGTTCGAGGAGACCTATGGCCCCATCATCGACCGGCTAGGCTGGCTGCCGCTGAACGAATTCGTCTACCGCCCCGAGCGAGCACGCGATTACACGGTGCGCGCGAACTGGGCCCTCTACGTCGACAACTATCTAGAAGGGTTCCACATTCCGTTTATTCACGCGTCGCTGAATGAGACCCTCGATTACGGGAATTACCACTCGGAGCTGTTCCACCGCTGCAACCTGCAGCTTGCCCACGGGAAAGGAGCGGAGAACACGTTCGACCTGCCCTCCTCTTCACCCGATTACGGGAAGCCGATCAGTGCCTATTACTACTGGATCTTCCCGAACACGATGCTGAACTTCTACCCCTGGGGACTTTCGGTAAACGTGCTGCGACCGCTTGGCCCGGACCTCACCAAGGTCTCTTTCCTGCCATACGTCTGGAAGGAAGACAAGCTCGACCGCGGCGCCGGCAGCGATCTCGACCGAGTCGAGCGGGAAGACGAAGCGGTGGTGGAACTGGTCCAGCGCGGCGTCCGATCCCGTTTCTACGACCGAGGCCGCTTCTCCCCAACCCGCGAGCTGGGCGTCTGGCACTTTCATCGTCTGCTAAGCGAATTCCTGTCCCCGTAG
- a CDS encoding phytanoyl-CoA dioxygenase family protein yields MTLPRLTSGGLELDLSAESFGWLRDSNDAIGDLQELRTRMANDGYLFLPGFYDREEVRAVRRSICQVLEDDGLLDPDFPLEAAMAKPGISTYFRPDIANGSAARPLLERVIYGEKIMAFFSEFLGGPAMHYTFTWLRTIAPGKGTYPHCDVVYMGRGTANVYTAWTPLGDVPLEVGGLIVVEGSNRNEELRRSYCEMDVDTACQNLGGKSQTDSAGHPMFGAIGVDMPGLRKRLGGRLLTAPEYRMGDLLIFSIFTVHGSLDNSSREIRMSSDSRYQLASEPADERWIGETPPGHGGAMVREMIC; encoded by the coding sequence ATGACTTTGCCTCGCCTCACTTCCGGCGGACTGGAGCTTGACCTTTCGGCTGAGAGCTTCGGGTGGCTGCGCGACAGCAACGACGCCATCGGAGACCTGCAAGAGTTACGGACCCGCATGGCCAACGACGGCTATCTCTTTCTGCCCGGTTTTTACGACCGAGAGGAGGTGCGAGCGGTGAGGCGTTCCATCTGCCAGGTGCTGGAAGATGACGGGCTACTCGACCCGGACTTCCCGCTGGAAGCGGCGATGGCAAAGCCGGGAATCTCGACCTACTTCCGTCCTGATATCGCCAACGGCAGCGCGGCACGGCCACTGCTGGAGCGGGTCATCTATGGTGAGAAAATCATGGCGTTCTTCTCCGAATTTTTGGGAGGTCCGGCGATGCACTACACCTTCACGTGGCTTCGAACCATCGCGCCGGGCAAGGGGACCTACCCCCACTGCGATGTGGTCTACATGGGGCGCGGAACTGCGAACGTTTACACCGCCTGGACTCCGCTCGGAGATGTGCCGCTGGAGGTCGGAGGGCTCATCGTCGTGGAAGGCTCGAACCGCAATGAGGAGTTGAGGCGCTCCTACTGCGAGATGGATGTCGATACGGCGTGTCAAAACCTCGGCGGGAAAAGCCAAACCGACTCCGCCGGCCACCCGATGTTCGGTGCGATCGGGGTCGACATGCCCGGTCTGCGAAAGCGCCTGGGAGGCCGGCTTCTAACCGCTCCTGAGTACCGGATGGGCGACCTCCTGATCTTCTCGATTTTCACTGTCCACGGCTCGCTCGACAACTCTTCGCGAGAAATCCGCATGTCCAGCGACTCCCGCTACCAACTCGCCTCCGAGCCCGCCGACGAACGATGGATCGGAGAAACCCCACCCGGCCACGGCGGGGCAATGGTGAGAGAAATGATTTGCTAA
- a CDS encoding SIMPL domain-containing protein has product MKQSRLALVVFASLALAACGFAQERPPTPPLITVSGNGISRFDPDVATVRLGIQAQGRTAREVQSQASGTAQKILDAVAKLGIDKKQIQTSTLSLYPVFSEPKPGQTTAPSIVGYRAQNTVSVRVVDLMKVGPVVDATIAAGANEVQGIEFGLRDDLTARKSALRAAVLEARGKAEAIAEALGVKLGDVYEVNEGGIQVMPLMMGRAMAADAVATPVSPGQIDVSATVTIRFRFTK; this is encoded by the coding sequence ATGAAACAATCGCGTTTAGCCCTCGTCGTTTTCGCTTCTCTCGCGCTTGCGGCCTGCGGCTTCGCACAGGAGCGACCCCCGACTCCGCCGCTGATCACGGTAAGCGGCAATGGCATCAGTCGATTCGATCCCGACGTGGCAACGGTCCGGCTCGGAATCCAGGCGCAGGGACGAACCGCCCGGGAGGTCCAGTCTCAAGCGAGCGGCACCGCTCAAAAGATTCTCGACGCGGTTGCGAAACTGGGCATCGATAAGAAGCAGATCCAGACGAGCACGCTCTCGCTCTATCCCGTCTTCTCGGAACCGAAGCCGGGGCAGACCACGGCGCCTTCGATCGTCGGATACCGGGCTCAGAACACCGTCTCCGTCCGAGTTGTCGACCTTATGAAAGTCGGCCCGGTCGTCGACGCGACCATCGCCGCGGGAGCGAACGAGGTGCAGGGAATCGAGTTCGGCCTGCGCGACGATCTGACCGCAAGGAAGAGCGCGTTGAGAGCGGCCGTCTTGGAGGCGCGCGGCAAGGCCGAGGCGATCGCGGAAGCTCTCGGAGTCAAGTTGGGCGACGTTTATGAGGTGAACGAAGGCGGGATCCAGGTCATGCCGCTGATGATGGGTCGCGCCATGGCGGCCGACGCCGTGGCAACCCCAGTCTCTCCGGGTCAGATCGACGTCTCTGCGACGGTGACGATCCGGTTCCGCTTCACCAAGTAG
- a CDS encoding ThuA domain-containing protein, with product MADRKALIVWGGWDGHEPEKVAHFFEMLLKGEGFNVEVSNTLDTFADEEKVRSMNLLVPIYTMSEITPAQRDPILRAVREDGIGIAGCHGGMCDSFRVDTEWQFMTGGQWVAHPGNDGVRYTVNINAAVPHPITDGIPDFEVVSEQYYLHTDPGNQVLATTDFPTPGVDGPHVENPCKMPQVWTKMYGKGRVFYNALGHHCDVLEAEHPRELMRRGFLWAAKGVGLINRVHV from the coding sequence ATGGCAGATCGAAAGGCGCTGATTGTTTGGGGTGGTTGGGACGGGCACGAACCGGAGAAGGTGGCCCACTTCTTTGAGATGCTTCTTAAGGGGGAAGGTTTCAATGTTGAGGTGAGCAACACGCTCGACACGTTCGCCGACGAGGAGAAGGTTCGGTCGATGAATCTTCTGGTACCGATCTACACGATGAGCGAAATCACGCCTGCTCAACGCGATCCTATATTGCGCGCCGTCCGCGAAGACGGAATCGGAATCGCGGGATGCCATGGAGGAATGTGCGACTCCTTCCGTGTGGACACCGAGTGGCAGTTCATGACGGGCGGACAGTGGGTCGCTCATCCCGGCAACGACGGCGTTCGCTACACCGTGAACATCAACGCCGCCGTTCCCCATCCGATCACCGACGGCATCCCTGATTTCGAGGTGGTTAGCGAGCAGTACTACCTTCACACCGACCCTGGCAACCAGGTTCTCGCTACGACCGATTTTCCGACTCCCGGAGTCGACGGTCCCCACGTCGAAAACCCGTGCAAGATGCCTCAGGTTTGGACGAAGATGTACGGCAAAGGCCGCGTCTTCTACAACGCCCTCGGCCACCATTGCGACGTTCTTGAAGCCGAACACCCTCGCGAGCTGATGCGCCGCGGCTTCCTCTGGGCGGCCAAGGGAGTTGGGCTGATCAACCGGGTCCACGTTTAG
- a CDS encoding S53 family peptidase: protein MRNFANASAAIAALLIPSGMALAGSRVDRNIVVPDTSIDRPEDHGLRAHTHHLIYIGPPLIRSDVPEVPVAMSGPALLAAFAGPSGYHPSDIRAAYGIPSTGGSGAIAIVDAYHYASSLNDFNVFATQFGLAKETSTSATSSSNQVFQVVFQGTKQPRANAGWGQEAALDIEWAHSMAPGAKIYLVEANSASLTDMFATARKAATLPGVQQVSMSFGASEFSSEASYDYSFTQSGVTFYASSGDTGGVKSYPAISPNVVGVGGTSLHVDVNGVVTGETAWNGSGGGLSTYEARPSYQDSLATLLGTKRGMPDVSLVADPYTGCSVYDSTPYQGYSGWMVFGGTSLASPCVAGIANISGHNLASSQAELSRIYAGLGGGNFRDITSGTAGSFSATSGWDYITGVGSPVGLNGL from the coding sequence ATGAGAAACTTTGCCAATGCTTCAGCCGCGATTGCGGCTTTGCTTATTCCGTCGGGCATGGCGCTTGCCGGTTCAAGGGTCGACCGGAACATCGTTGTTCCGGACACGTCGATCGATCGGCCGGAAGACCACGGACTCAGGGCCCATACTCACCACCTCATCTACATCGGCCCGCCGCTCATCCGGAGCGACGTCCCCGAGGTTCCGGTCGCCATGAGTGGACCGGCGCTTCTGGCGGCCTTTGCCGGACCATCTGGTTACCACCCCTCCGATATCCGAGCCGCCTATGGGATTCCTTCAACGGGAGGAAGCGGGGCGATCGCGATCGTGGACGCCTATCACTACGCCTCGTCTCTCAACGACTTCAACGTGTTTGCCACCCAATTTGGGTTGGCCAAGGAGACCTCGACGTCGGCTACGTCGAGCAGCAACCAGGTCTTCCAAGTGGTCTTCCAGGGTACCAAGCAGCCGAGGGCCAACGCCGGGTGGGGTCAAGAAGCCGCTCTCGACATCGAATGGGCGCACTCGATGGCGCCTGGAGCAAAGATCTACCTCGTCGAGGCGAATTCGGCGTCTTTGACCGATATGTTTGCCACCGCGCGCAAAGCCGCGACCCTTCCCGGGGTGCAGCAGGTGTCGATGAGCTTCGGCGCCAGCGAGTTCTCATCGGAAGCGTCGTACGACTATTCGTTCACTCAGTCGGGAGTTACGTTCTATGCCTCTTCGGGAGACACGGGCGGCGTTAAGAGCTACCCCGCGATCTCGCCGAACGTCGTGGGTGTGGGCGGCACTTCGCTCCATGTCGACGTAAACGGAGTGGTGACGGGCGAGACCGCGTGGAATGGCAGCGGCGGCGGCCTCAGCACGTACGAAGCCCGGCCGTCTTACCAGGACAGCCTTGCCACCCTTCTAGGAACGAAGCGCGGAATGCCCGATGTCTCGCTAGTGGCCGACCCCTATACGGGCTGCTCGGTTTACGACAGCACCCCCTACCAGGGGTATTCGGGCTGGATGGTGTTCGGCGGAACTAGCCTTGCCTCGCCTTGCGTCGCTGGCATCGCCAATATCTCGGGCCATAACCTCGCTAGCTCGCAGGCGGAGCTGAGCCGGATCTATGCGGGTCTCGGCGGAGGCAACTTCCGCGACATCACTTCCGGAACCGCTGGTTCATTCAGTGCCACCTCGGGTTGGGACTACATCACGGGCGTCGGTAGCCCGGTCGGTCTTAACGGACTGTAA
- a CDS encoding class I SAM-dependent methyltransferase: MDIEALHEGNREAWNRTARGGYAGGIEEDVERLRAGGTNLMEPELRILHDLREWCDRAIHLQCSHGSDALSLWKLGAKEVVGVDISEEMIAAAQRKSELLGAPARWIRSDVLQTPHELDCTADLVHTGRGAICWMMDLDAWSNVVFRLLKPGGKLLLFEGHPLDFAWDTEASTLRLAEGTSYFVPRPGPERGFPYNAALRVEPDRPVQLTSRIWTMGEIVTSVIRAGLRIELLEEYPEPFWNQFPNIPEAELRRMPHTFALVAFRDT; this comes from the coding sequence ATGGACATCGAGGCGCTTCATGAAGGGAATCGGGAGGCGTGGAACCGGACGGCCCGAGGAGGCTACGCGGGCGGGATCGAGGAGGATGTCGAGAGGCTCCGAGCCGGGGGCACCAATCTGATGGAGCCGGAGCTTAGAATCCTCCACGACCTTCGCGAGTGGTGCGATCGGGCGATCCACCTCCAATGCTCGCACGGATCGGACGCGCTTTCGCTTTGGAAGCTCGGGGCAAAAGAGGTGGTCGGGGTCGATATCAGCGAAGAGATGATCGCCGCTGCCCAGCGCAAGTCGGAGTTGCTCGGCGCGCCCGCGCGCTGGATTCGGTCCGACGTGTTGCAGACGCCGCACGAGTTGGACTGCACCGCGGATCTGGTTCATACCGGCCGAGGAGCCATTTGCTGGATGATGGACTTGGATGCCTGGTCCAACGTGGTTTTTCGCCTTCTCAAGCCAGGTGGCAAATTGCTTCTGTTCGAGGGCCATCCGCTCGACTTTGCCTGGGACACCGAGGCATCGACCCTCCGGCTTGCCGAGGGTACTTCGTATTTCGTACCCAGACCGGGGCCGGAGCGGGGGTTTCCTTACAATGCGGCGTTACGGGTCGAGCCGGATCGACCCGTCCAGTTAACCTCCCGCATTTGGACAATGGGCGAGATCGTCACGTCGGTCATCCGGGCCGGTCTTCGCATCGAATTGCTCGAGGAGTACCCGGAACCGTTCTGGAACCAGTTTCCAAATATTCCCGAAGCCGAGCTACGGCGAATGCCGCATACCTTTGCTTTGGTAGCGTTCCGGGACACTTAG
- a CDS encoding putative glycoside hydrolase codes for MKHWAWLSIDAKATTEDLRSKYRRLKEGGLHGVFLEGGIDAREFEIVREAGLELHSWMWTTNRREPWIRENHPEWFMVSRSGKSCFDQPPYVEYYRWISPFQPAVHDYLRDRAAELAAHPLVAGVHLDYVRFPDVILPRALWETYGLDQTEELADFDFDYSDAARAAFRNATGRDPLEIADPATDQEWLHFRYEAITQLVEGLAETVHAHGKEITAAVFPTPSMARKICRQSWDKWPLDAVCPMVYHSFYNLPTEWIGDAVRENIQAVRFPVYAGLYMPAFTSADDFEAGVRHALHRGAAGVSLFAANSILPEHFEALRRIADST; via the coding sequence ATGAAGCACTGGGCATGGCTTTCCATTGACGCGAAGGCGACGACGGAAGATCTTCGTAGCAAATACCGGAGGCTGAAAGAAGGGGGCTTGCATGGAGTGTTCCTCGAAGGCGGGATCGATGCCCGTGAGTTTGAGATCGTACGGGAAGCCGGGCTGGAGCTCCACTCCTGGATGTGGACAACCAACCGCCGCGAACCGTGGATCCGGGAGAATCACCCCGAGTGGTTCATGGTTAGCCGGAGCGGCAAATCTTGCTTCGACCAGCCGCCCTACGTGGAGTATTACCGCTGGATCTCCCCCTTCCAGCCGGCCGTGCACGACTACCTACGTGACCGAGCCGCGGAGCTCGCCGCCCACCCGCTTGTCGCCGGCGTTCATCTCGATTACGTGCGGTTTCCGGACGTGATCCTGCCTCGGGCGCTGTGGGAAACGTATGGCCTTGACCAGACGGAGGAACTGGCCGATTTCGACTTCGACTACTCCGACGCCGCGCGAGCCGCCTTCCGGAATGCCACGGGACGCGACCCGCTAGAGATTGCCGATCCGGCCACCGATCAAGAGTGGCTCCACTTCCGTTACGAGGCGATCACCCAGCTCGTAGAAGGACTCGCGGAGACCGTGCACGCCCACGGCAAGGAGATCACCGCCGCCGTGTTTCCCACCCCGAGCATGGCCCGTAAGATCTGCCGACAAAGCTGGGACAAGTGGCCGCTCGACGCGGTCTGTCCGATGGTTTATCACAGCTTCTATAACCTTCCTACGGAATGGATCGGCGATGCCGTGCGGGAGAACATCCAGGCGGTGCGATTTCCGGTTTACGCCGGCCTATATATGCCCGCTTTCACCAGCGCGGACGATTTCGAGGCGGGAGTGCGCCATGCCCTTCACCGGGGAGCGGCGGGCGTGTCCCTGTTCGCGGCGAACAGCATTCTCCCAGAGCATTTCGAGGCGTTACGGCGAATAGCCGACAGCACGTAG
- a CDS encoding ribose-phosphate diphosphokinase produces MPRRKGKAMRTHVKLFGTSGTTKLARQVMLELESRLEGQDGDHCVELGDVRVSRFSNENIEVQVDNVRDHIVVVLHTQAPPVSDGLVELMALLDAVNNAHPRQTFLVFPYMPYARSDRKNRPRISVLGQRLPEILNKVLGVRRVLLVEPHDPHLKQYFLPTADEIPGTPLMVQHIRNSLLKTCKADDCVLVFADAGAAKRYEELPFALGLHRAYIHKSRTDHTETPTVRALTGEVQGKHCILVDDEILTGNTVLKDAQLLKEAGAATVRMYATHAVLMDQKMSTEALIKKLVDSPVDEFVVTDTIPVELKAAMAPDRITVLPAAPFIGEAIKRMLLGESLSELHHI; encoded by the coding sequence ATGCCGCGGCGCAAGGGGAAAGCGATGCGGACTCACGTCAAGCTCTTTGGTACGTCGGGCACCACAAAACTCGCACGGCAAGTGATGCTGGAGTTGGAGAGCCGCCTGGAAGGGCAAGACGGGGATCACTGCGTCGAGCTTGGCGACGTCCGGGTGAGCCGCTTCTCCAACGAGAACATCGAGGTGCAGGTAGATAACGTGCGCGACCATATCGTGGTCGTTCTGCACACGCAAGCGCCGCCGGTAAGCGACGGTCTTGTCGAGCTCATGGCGCTTCTCGACGCCGTGAACAATGCCCATCCGCGGCAGACGTTCCTCGTCTTTCCGTACATGCCGTATGCCCGGTCGGATCGAAAGAACCGGCCCCGAATCTCCGTGCTCGGACAGCGTCTTCCGGAAATCCTAAATAAGGTTCTCGGGGTCCGCCGGGTTCTCCTCGTGGAGCCACACGACCCGCATCTCAAGCAGTATTTCTTGCCGACCGCGGACGAGATCCCGGGGACGCCGCTGATGGTGCAGCACATCCGAAACTCGCTCCTGAAAACCTGCAAGGCCGACGATTGCGTGCTCGTTTTCGCCGACGCCGGCGCCGCCAAGCGGTATGAGGAGCTCCCATTCGCGCTCGGGCTCCACCGCGCCTACATCCATAAGTCGCGGACGGATCACACCGAGACACCGACGGTGCGGGCCCTTACCGGCGAGGTCCAAGGGAAGCATTGCATCCTCGTCGACGACGAAATCTTGACCGGCAATACCGTTCTCAAGGACGCACAGCTCCTCAAAGAAGCGGGCGCCGCCACGGTTCGGATGTATGCGACCCACGCGGTTCTGATGGACCAGAAGATGTCGACGGAGGCACTGATCAAGAAGCTGGTCGATTCCCCGGTCGACGAGTTCGTGGTGACGGACACGATCCCGGTAGAACTTAAGGCCGCGATGGCGCCCGACCGCATCACCGTCCTCCCCGCCGCGCCTTTCATCGGCGAAGCGATCAAGCGCATGCTGCTCGGCGAATCGCTGAGCGAGCTTCACCATATCTAG
- a CDS encoding HAD family hydrolase encodes MPLRALFFDFDGLIVDTETPEVEVWREVFAEHGTEFPEQYWIDCIGRGSDQIEEKPIALLARLAPRSAEWVAVDADRHHRVMARIHAQPLRPGVAELAEEARLAGLVLAVVSSSSHAWVDPLLRRQGILDRFGHRVCRDDAARAKPFPDLYLLACERCGVQPSEAIALEDSPNGIRAAKAAGVFVVAVPNPITGQLDLSHADARLDTLGGVTLSDVAILASRARR; translated from the coding sequence ATGCCTTTGCGTGCTCTGTTTTTTGACTTCGACGGGCTAATCGTCGACACGGAGACGCCGGAAGTCGAGGTTTGGCGGGAAGTTTTCGCCGAGCATGGGACCGAGTTCCCTGAGCAGTATTGGATCGACTGCATTGGGCGAGGGTCCGATCAGATAGAGGAGAAGCCGATCGCTCTACTCGCCCGCCTCGCCCCTCGATCCGCCGAGTGGGTAGCCGTAGATGCCGACCGGCATCACCGCGTCATGGCTCGAATCCATGCTCAGCCGTTACGCCCTGGAGTCGCCGAACTAGCCGAAGAGGCTCGACTCGCCGGACTCGTGTTGGCTGTGGTTAGCAGCAGTAGTCACGCCTGGGTCGATCCGCTTCTTAGGCGGCAAGGGATCCTTGACCGCTTCGGTCACCGCGTATGCCGCGACGACGCGGCTCGGGCGAAGCCGTTCCCTGACTTGTACTTGCTGGCATGTGAACGATGCGGAGTTCAGCCGTCGGAAGCGATCGCCCTGGAAGATTCGCCGAACGGCATCCGTGCGGCCAAAGCCGCCGGCGTCTTCGTCGTGGCCGTGCCCAATCCGATCACGGGGCAGCTAGATCTCTCGCACGCCGATGCGCGGCTCGACACCTTGGGCGGGGTTACCCTCAGCGACGTAGCGATCCTAGCGTCGCGGGCCCGCCGATGA
- the hisI gene encoding phosphoribosyl-AMP cyclohydrolase, which produces MSAFDQIKYNADGLVPAIVQDHASGEVLMMAWMNAEALRRTLETKRATYWSRSRQNFWVKGETSGHTQQVRSVSVDCDLDTVLLKVDQVGAACHENYRSCFFRDVDDAGNLAINDTPRL; this is translated from the coding sequence GTGTCCGCCTTCGACCAGATCAAATACAACGCCGACGGTCTCGTTCCCGCGATCGTGCAGGACCATGCGTCGGGCGAAGTGCTGATGATGGCGTGGATGAACGCGGAAGCGTTGCGACGGACCCTCGAGACGAAGCGGGCGACGTATTGGAGCCGGTCTCGGCAGAACTTCTGGGTGAAGGGAGAGACAAGCGGCCACACCCAGCAGGTGAGGTCGGTCAGCGTCGACTGCGATCTCGACACGGTTCTCCTCAAAGTCGACCAGGTCGGCGCCGCCTGCCACGAAAACTACCGCTCATGTTTCTTTCGGGACGTTGATGACGCCGGGAACCTCGCCATCAACGACACCCCGAGGCTGTAG